The following are from one region of the Cervus canadensis isolate Bull #8, Minnesota chromosome 23, ASM1932006v1, whole genome shotgun sequence genome:
- the TMEM200C gene encoding transmembrane protein 200C, translating into MIATGGLLRISARKQDPLRPPGQVPKRKRKAKKRRKNDVVVVKGKLKLCSVSGLIALCGIVVLLVGIALAVVGYWPKANGAHREGAKQPPSPPGGSGHRVPSVTNSSSGGSRNRSRTQPGPPEGVTASSVGAPRSTPPARSPAPSPSSSTSVGFFFRVFSGYLHSDKLKVFGPLIMGIGIFLFICANAVLHENRDKETKIINLRDLYSTVIDVHSLRAKDLAAAASSSGPASAPPGAAPLNGFLGYVQSRSLELKPGTRGGAAGDAFGAAAMLARGAWPHPAARGGGGGGTPGAASPPDLASSPRRPREPPSLAEAVYSIYRERPGVAGRRRAASSGSSPAPGSPAETWGRPSTASSLVGSSLSAFALLPLPGDRDGDAGAASRGWQRPPGERGAREIPLDLSLADLRGGARGGARWAPREPEEPAAARAARGQGGRLPRTGRHAALRRRSTSGLPDYRAAQSPEPPAASRSADLDSSLPELAASLEPPARPDSPSSQSDDPSCSNKGYTPLRETGTSLESIGDLGAGGNPDGEDAPAPGPEQRPPEDPGQEALEAELSQPVQRQFTNKEKLYMISRSHASGVEDGELESAGI; encoded by the coding sequence ATGATCGCCACCGGCGGCCTCCTGAGGATCTCCGCCCGGAAGCAGGACCCCCTCCGGCCCCCGGGCCAGGTCCCCAAGCGCAAGCGGAAAGCCAAGAAGAGGCGCAAGAACGACGTGGTGGTGGTGAAGGGCAAGCTGAAGCTGTGCTCCGTCTCTGGGCTCATCGCCCTCTGCGGGATCGTGGTGCTGCTCGTAGGCATCGCCCTGGCGGTGGTGGGCTACTGGCCCAAGGCCAACGGGGCCCACCGGGAGGGGGCTAAGCAGCCGCCGTCGCCGCCCGGGGGCAGCGGCCACCGCGTCCCCTCCGTGACCAACAGCAGCAGCGGGGGCAGCAGAAACCGGTCCAGGACCCAGCCGGGGCCTCCGGAAGGTGTCACTGCCAGTTCGGTGGGCGCGCCCAGGAGCACGCCCCCAGCGCGGTCCCCCGCCCCCTCTCCGTCGTCCTCCACGTCGGTGGGCTTCTTCTTCCGCGTCTTCTCGGGCTACCTGCACTCCGACAAGCTCAAGGTCTTCGGGCCCCTCATCATGGGCATCGGCATCTTCCTCTTCATCTGCGCCAACGCCGTGCTGCACGAGAACAGGGACAAGGAGACCAAGATCATCAACCTGCGGGACCTCTACTCCACCGTCATCGACGTGCACAGCCTCCGCGCCAAAGACCTGGCGGCCGCCGCCTCGTCCTCCGGCCCCGCCTCGGCGCCCCCCGGGGCCGCCCCGCTGAACGGCTTCCTGGGCTACGTGCAGTCGCGGAGCCTGGAGCTGAAGCCCGGGACCCGTGGCGGCGCCGCCGGGGACGCCTTCGGGGCGGCAGCGATGCTGGCCCGCGGCGCCTGGCCCCACCccgcggcgcggggcgggggtggcggggggacCCCAGGCGCCGCGTCCCCGCCCGACCTGGCCTCGTCCCCGCGCCGCCCGCGGGAGCCCCCGAGCCTGGCGGAGGCCGTGTACAGCATCTACCGCGAGCGCCCGGGCGTGGCCGGCCGTCGCCGGGCCGCGAGCAGCGGCAGCAGCCCGGCGCCCGGCAGCCCCGCCGAAACCTGGGGGCGCCCGAGCACCGCCAGCTCCCTCGTGGGGTCGTCGCTGAGCGCCTTCGCGCTGCTGCCCCTGCCGGGGGACCGCGACGGGGACGCGGGGGCCGCGAGCCGCGGCTGGCAGCGGCCGCCCGGGGAGCGCGGCGCCCGGGAGATCCCACTCGACCTGAGCCTCGCCGACCTCCGGGGAGGTGCCCGGGGCGGCGCGCGCTGGGCGCCCCGCGAGCCGGAGGAGCCGGCGGCCGCGCGCGCCGCCAGGGGGCAGGGCGGCCGCCTACCCAGGACCGGCAGGCACGCGGCCCTGCGGCGCCGCAGCACCAGCGGGCTGCCGGACTACCGGGCGGCCCAGTCCCCCGAGCCCCCGGCCGCCTCGCGGAGCGCGGACCTGGACTCCAGCCTCCCGGAGCTCGCGGCCTCTCTGGAGCCCCCCGCCCGGCCGGACTCGCCGAGTTCCCAGTCTGATGACCCGTCCTGCAGCAATAAGGGCTACACCCCCCTGCGGGAGACCGGCACCTCCCTGGAGTCGATAGGGGACCTGGGGGCCGGTGGAAACCCAGACGGGGAGGACGCCCCCGCCCCGGGGCCGGAGCAGAGACCCCCGGAGGATCCCGGTCAGGAGGCCCTCGAGGCCGAGCTCTCCCAGCCGGTGCAGAGGCAGTTTACAAACAAGGAGAAACTCTACATGATTTCCCGGTCTCACGCCTCAGGGGTCGAGGACGGAGAACTGGAGAGTGCTGGCAtttag